The genomic segment gaaccgggacccgaacccagaaccttcttgctgtgaggtgacagcgctaaccactacaccaccgtgcagcctattgtcagagttggagaaaagagaattGCATTGATTCTTCCACTATAATACCCTAACACGTGTATAAGGAGAATAAACAACATGTGTCATAGtcttttttatgacatttcccCGACACATCCTTGGTTTGTGCTGGACTGGGGACTGGAGAGGCTTGACCAATCAACGGAGGGGAGCATCTGTCACTGATCCCGCCTCCAGAGTCTCAAAAACTCAACTCGTCGAGCCCGCGTGTTGTGAAGTCGAGCGAGCGAGCTCATCAGTTGCCagcgaggaggtgagggggggggttcAGTCCCGCGCGCGCTCGCGAGATGGTTTTACGCTCgcggtgttgatctgctctctcgtATTATACGCGCGCGTGTGGTTTGTGCGTGCGCGAAAGTTTTGAGACTAAACTAACGCCGTGTAATCAGCTGTGGCGGCTAGTGGCGTTAACATGGCAATGGCAATGTTTCCCTCTGAATGTAGTGGACTATTGAGTAGCTTTAAAcggaaacacactcactcacacgcgcgcaagcaagcaagcaagcaaacaCAATAACCTTTTTGCTGAACAAGTATTTTGAGTGATGTGTGCACGCTTGGACAAATCTACCTTCAGGAGCAAAACCTGTTGGTAGGTTGACCAGCAAGATGGACAGCATCCACCTCTTCCTGAGTGTGGCCATTACATGTGGACCCATGCCTGTGGTGCCTGTGGAGGGGGGAAACATTCGCTTACAgccacagataaaaaaaaattaaaagtgcatACAGCCACAGAAGCTACAGCCTGTCACGGCTTCATTTGCCGCAgtgttttttgtggttgttttttaacGCTGCGAAATATGAACGTTCCTCTCACATGTAAGCGAGTGTTGGCGTGTGTTTGAACTAACGTCGTATACGCACGGTGATAACGGTGTTGTCGAAGTGGCAGCTCTCCTCAGTTCGTACATAAACATTGTTCTTTCACAACCCTATTGCGAGCTTCTGTTCTCCGGTGTAAGCAAACTATTGGCGGCTGTTAATTATAAATGGTTTACCTCGTTAGGAGACATGCTGAGCTGCCGGGCGATCATTGTTCAACTGTGTAATACTGACAGTTTGTTGAGAAGAAGTTTTTCCGGCGCAACGGGAAGCCCCGCCCATTTCTGGAATTACCGGTGACGCATAAACCGCGAGACAAACACacgttcttttatttttatttttatttttttgtatcgAACAAAGATCATATACAGAATGTTTGGCATTAAGATCTTAACAATAAACCCTACAAAATATTCAAGGCACATAAGGACACGTTAAACATGcgtcaaaaaataacaaataaataaatacaaaataaatactgatccaataaaataaaaaatagattccATGAGCGCATAAGAGGTCATAGAGGTCAGtcctcaaatattttcaaagaatcatGAGCTCTGAGGAGCAATTTggcctgtttccttttcatgagctttaaggaacagagacacacacgcgtTCTTGTCTTTCTGCCGGTGTGGGACACTCATTGGCACATTacattccctagccccttaccctaacctgaACCATCACAAACAGATGCCTAACCCCAACTCTAACACTGACCTTAAAAACCAAGTCTTCATCCTCAAACAGTCCTCTGAAGTTGTAGGTTGAACTGTAGttgaacactttttttaaatgctgccgTTTGCTAAAGATCATATGGACAAGACAGAAGGCAATGAGATGAATGTTTTGTGGACAGCTAAGAACCATCTCATGACCCCAACAATATATCTTGTGGTTGTGGCTTATTATCAAATTTGGGAGTCACTGTCCAAAAATGTACACATTGATGAAGTATTTTCAAGCTttaatgtaatatataatattatctgttatattagttattatttGGGTCATTAATATGCAGAGAcataacttttacttttttgataCTGTTGATAATCCTTCTGTACTTTTATTCAAGATTGATTTAAATTGTGAAACTTGAACTTGTAATGGAataattctatatttttgtAGTAAAGGATCTAAATACTTCATCCCCCttgaaaatgtctctctctcacaaaatATGTTGTTATGGAAGTATGGGGacttttcaaatgcaaattatGATACAACAGCACGTTTTAGGCAAAGTGAGACTTACGATTTGGAAATTGAGAAAAGAGGACATGTCatcaacatacatttttttattatgggtCTAAACACTTATTTATACTCTGTGTGCTTTGGAACAAATGCAAAGAACCAACAATCTTCTTACAATACAAACAAGATGAGACATTATCAGACATTAGTGACATTTAATGATGCTGTTGCCAATTGAGCTTAACAAAGAATTTCATTCCCTTGAGTCCTCGGGTGCACAATTCAGATGGTaaagcaaaaatagaaacaaaatatattattgtatacGATAGtggcagagaaagacaaaacagatttgatcaagacagaatatttaaGGCTGTTCATTACAATGCATGGAACGCATTTTGTTCCCAGGAACATACAAACAGTTTTGAGCACATGACGGCCCTTTCCATACACTTAATGCatactaaaaaataaatatttctaatAGCTCAAATAACGGTCTAACTCAAAGACACTGGCTAgagatttttataaaatgtcataagatTCATGAGAATTGGAAAAAAGggagagtttgtgtgtatttctgtgtctgtttgtataTTAATCTATATTAAATGCTATGACCTGTTTTCACCTGGATGGCAAAGGTCAACTCTCAGCAAAGCGAGCTGATCTCGCTCTTGCTGCAGCCCCACTTGCAGCAGGCATTAGACAGACCCACCACCACATCGCGGCCCTTGCGGTCAGCCTTGCGCAGGGCTTCCAGGATCTCTTCAGTGATGAAAGAACGCGTCTGTCTGCTAAACATGTCTTCTTGGTGGTCTCGAGAAGGTAATCTTAGATCTCTGTTCCTTTGGAGAAGACTCTCCAGCGAGTTGTGACTTAAGCCTTCAGAGGACTCATCCTGACGGGAGCTTAACAGGTCCTCTGAATCATCTGCTGAAACCAAGTTTAAAAGTTAGTTTACAACCAATCGAAtgtaacatctttttttttcagggtcagTACATAGCTCAATGTTCCTCTGATGACCTTGCAAATTACAAATATAGCTCCCTGTTTTGAGCATAGCCTAGATTGTGCATCTCATACAATAATGGATTTTTATTAGTCAAccgataaaaatatatataaagtcagcagataaaacagatggaaaatcaaaggGTGATGAAGATATAGTGTCTTCGAGTCTCACCTGAGCTCCTGAGTGACCTTCTCCATCGTGAGCCCCCGCAAGTAAAGATGACTGCCCGGATGAACTCACGGCCACAGAGCTTCACCCCATATGCTGGGTCCTCCATGGGCTGAACCCCAGCcaccagcagacacacagcaaGAACCACACCTTTCCACATATCCCAAGGAAATTAAGCTGACGAAGTGATTAGAATGACAGTAGTTTCTTTGCTTTGTGCAGCACTTAGCTTTCTGTCTCCCTGTTTGCAAGAGCTATGCCTCTCTAGGTGACCCAGGCGTGGTTTATAAAGGGGGTTGGAGCCCTGCAAGGGAGACATACCTAGTGCGTATGCAGGCCTTCTCTGAGAGAAGAACAGATTCGAAAGACAGATACAGTCAGTGACCTTTATGGAGACAAAAAGCTGACCAAAGGTGGCATAATTAATGAATATATCAGAGGCCTCTATGATAATAGTGTTTCAGCATGTGAAGCACTTTTGGAACCTTCAGTGTCCCTAAATATAATGACTTCTTTAGatctcatttacatttaatatgtAAAACAATGAACAGTGCTGGGTCATGTAGTGATTTTGGAAAGCATAATTTCATTGTAACAATTTTCCACAGGGAAACTTACATTTGCAGATATATAAATGCTGTGGTCCAAAAAATCCAATTGTGAAATAAATTACATCTGACACCGTCTGCTGGCACAATGAATGGGTTATAGAGATACTCACATAGAGCTACTGAATCCCACAACAAGAGCATTATAAATTGgaatgtatttcaaaaataaaagttataaaaTATATGGTAATATGACACAGAGACCTTTCAGGCCTTATTACACATGTAACCATGAATTCCCTTGATAAGATTTAACACTCACAGACACCACTACAGCGATATATTTAAGCCAATGTGAttgatattataattatatacaCCAGCTTTGCCATTTTGATTCCACACATGACCCTGTAAAACTTCCATATGtataattttccttttctcttgaAAATTATTTATTCCAACATCTCTTTTCCAAAGGGTGAACTGAGACAGTAccagtgacattttcaaagtcaGATAACATAGAAGTCCTATTATGAGTCAgactaaaataaaacacattttatctgTGTATCCACATTGCCAAAGGTCGCCCATTTGGGAAATTACAATGGGGATGATGAATTTGTAATTAATGTGAAGAtaacatgcaaacaaaatgGCCTTTTAGGATGGTGTTTCACCCTTATACTAGTTAACGCGGTGTCAAAGAAGTGTGAAGGTCATAGGAGCAATATCAAAATGCTATGGACCTTTCCTCCCCTTAATAAACCCATGTTTTATGTACAATGAACACAAGATTGCACTATTTGATCCTGcattttcttccatttgtgttgacttttaaaattaaatatttactactaataataacaatttctAATAATGACCCACATAACTATTGCATCTCTGTATAAGtgactctgtgtctctctgtatcATTTCTTCAACTGGCTATCCAGGGGTAGAATTAGCTGTTCTGTTTATACTACGGACAGCAGTTAATATAATAATGGTGAAATAGAAAACCCATTTGTATTGTGATCAGATGTAACCTATGATGTTTCATTCTTAATTTTGAAAACTGTTTGATCTTTCACTGAAAATGCTTGGTTTCAGAGTATCAATATCAACCACACAGTTGTTCCACCAATGATAAATACATGTAGTATTTGTATAGCTCAATTTTAGATTGTTTTACTGtgacaatataaaataatgaacGACAGAATGATTACTTTCACTGCCATAAATCCGTGATAGACAGGAATTTTCCACAAATGGGCGTGGAATGctttgtagtaaaaaaaaaagaagactgtcCCTGTGGCTTTAAGACAATTTGGCAGcgttcagccaatcagagcaacGACGGGGGAGGGAAGGGTGCGGGTGGGTAGCAACAGTTGCCCTGGTGAGGACGAAGCGCCATAGCCACGGTAGCCCTGGCGACAAGAACCCAGCAACGagaatcaacaacaacaactgaatcgccataaaaataaaagaagacattttacCGGTGGGGAAATACACACGTGGAACGAGAGGTGACGCTTTTAACATATAGGAAATATTTTATGTCCGTTAACGATTCAACTGAATTGGGCTATTGCTTTCCCCCCCTTGTTGTTTCAGTAGCCATAACAGGCATCTGCATCCCACTGTTAGCTGAGGTTAGCCTGCGAGCTAGTCGTCGTATTGATAATCAGCCGAGTCCGTCTCTCGATTGGGGTAGTTTGTGGCCGCTTCTCATTCGGGTGACAGCGAATTGTGCCTGCTATGACGACGCAGCCACAGATGCATAGTCAAGCAGGCCGTTGTTATGGCGATGTCAAATGCAAAGGGTACAAAATGGCGGTTGTTGTAGAGACCAGCTAGCTTGCTGCCCGTGTTACCTCGCTAGGTAGCTAGCACCAGCGCTGTCACGACCGGCTTGCGCTCGCGCGCTTACAGTTAGCAGAGGGGGTTAGTCCTGACAGATGCTCGTTTTTTGTTCACGGTATTTTAAGTGCAGTCTGTGGCGGTTCAACACATAACGCGGTTCTTCCCATGGCCGCGTCAGCACAGAAATCAAATCTCTGGGTGCATAAGCGTGAACTGCCCGAAAGGGAGGCCACTG from the Scophthalmus maximus strain ysfricsl-2021 chromosome 17, ASM2237912v1, whole genome shotgun sequence genome contains:
- the rln3a gene encoding relaxin-3a isoform X1, translated to MWKGVVLAVCLLVAGVQPMEDPAYGVKLCGREFIRAVIFTCGGSRWRRSLRSSADDSEDLLSSRQDESSEGLSHNSLESLLQRNRDLRLPSRDHQEDMFSRQTRSFITEEILEALRKADRKGRDVVVGLSNACCKWGCSKSEISSLC
- the rln3a gene encoding relaxin-3a isoform X2, with the translated sequence MWKGVVLAVCLLVAGVQPMEDPAYGVKLCGREFIRAVIFTCGGSRWRRSLRSSDDSEDLLSSRQDESSEGLSHNSLESLLQRNRDLRLPSRDHQEDMFSRQTRSFITEEILEALRKADRKGRDVVVGLSNACCKWGCSKSEISSLC